The Pseudobacteroides sp. genome includes a window with the following:
- a CDS encoding DUF4173 domain-containing protein encodes MVLTILFCVNLIYAVFVMIQSTYLLGGVKPLDFSFSEYARRGFFELVAVSLINFSILLLNINFTRDTDKKQYFMVKLLNTFLILCTLIMLYSAHYRMWLYEDTYGYTYLRVFTHSFMVFIFILLAVTAFKVWNDKLLLLKYYIVIGLFCYMAINFINVDKIIASKNIDRVTSGKTLDVVYFNNLSFNSVKYLEKYINHRNYGAQIKQVFLNKKQTLERTSGWQSFNVSEYMASKILAQYKLD; translated from the coding sequence ATAGTTTTAACTATACTGTTTTGTGTAAATCTTATTTACGCGGTGTTTGTTATGATCCAATCCACCTATTTGCTAGGCGGCGTAAAACCCCTTGATTTCTCATTCTCCGAATATGCAAGAAGAGGTTTTTTTGAACTTGTTGCTGTCTCACTCATAAATTTCAGTATATTGCTTTTAAATATCAATTTCACAAGAGATACCGATAAAAAGCAGTATTTTATGGTCAAGTTACTAAATACTTTCCTAATATTATGCACCCTTATTATGCTGTATTCGGCACATTACAGGATGTGGCTTTACGAGGATACGTACGGCTACACCTACCTTAGGGTATTTACCCACAGCTTTATGGTGTTTATATTCATTCTTCTTGCGGTTACAGCTTTTAAGGTGTGGAATGATAAGCTGCTGCTCTTAAAATATTATATTGTTATTGGGCTTTTTTGCTACATGGCAATCAATTTTATAAACGTGGATAAAATAATAGCATCCAAAAATATTGACAGGGTTACAAGTGGCAAGACTTTGGATGTGGTCTATTTTAACAATTTATCCTTTAACTCGGTAAAATATCTGGAAAAATATATTAACCACAGGAATTATGGTGCACAAATCAAACAGGTCTTTTTAAACAAAAAACAGACACTAGAAAGAACAAGTGGCTGGCAGAGCTTTAACGTTTCTGAGTATATGGCTTCTAAAATATTGGCACAATACAAGCTGGACTAA
- a CDS encoding helix-turn-helix transcriptional regulator, with the protein MAIVVNLDVIMAKRKIGLTELASKIDITLANLSILKNNKAKAIRFSTLKAICKALNCQPADILEYIPDED; encoded by the coding sequence ATGGCTATTGTCGTAAACCTGGATGTAATTATGGCTAAACGTAAAATAGGCTTAACTGAGCTTGCATCAAAAATTGATATCACACTTGCAAACCTTTCGATACTTAAGAATAATAAAGCCAAAGCAATAAGGTTCTCAACACTTAAAGCCATTTGTAAGGCTTTGAACTGCCAACCTGCAGATATTCTTGAATATATTCCCGATGAGGATTAA
- a CDS encoding polysaccharide deacetylase family protein, translating to MIYKYTAEGLGASLNQKYYCSLEVYPRKRKIKIKTIILFSSIIANIVFIILRFYDVNAINMNKTDKSIIANDEYKNQYHSDHLKLSFMYKYSMAAEYGKSAIKEMGSQAGVQNVYKAANQDNKSLKKDEKVAYLTFDDGPTYKITPQVLKILDGFDIKATFFVLGEMCSLNPGILRDVQAAGHLISNHTYSHDYDKIYKSPNTFISELVKCEETIASVLGNQWNANKIIRFPGGSFDKKLAPIKEEIKKKGYISYDWNALNGDAEGIKVPAKKLVNNIVKSIEGKDSIIVLMHDSSGKETTVESLPQIISILKEKGFVFKTLDQYDK from the coding sequence ATGATTTATAAATATACTGCAGAAGGTTTAGGAGCCAGCTTAAACCAAAAATATTATTGCTCTTTGGAAGTTTACCCAAGGAAAAGGAAAATAAAAATTAAAACCATTATACTGTTTTCCAGTATAATTGCGAATATTGTGTTTATTATACTAAGATTTTATGATGTCAATGCTATAAATATGAATAAAACAGATAAAAGCATTATAGCTAATGATGAATACAAAAACCAGTACCACTCCGACCATTTAAAACTAAGCTTTATGTATAAGTACAGTATGGCTGCAGAGTACGGAAAGTCAGCTATTAAAGAAATGGGTAGTCAGGCTGGTGTACAAAATGTGTATAAGGCTGCAAACCAGGACAATAAATCATTAAAAAAAGATGAAAAGGTTGCCTATTTGACATTTGATGACGGTCCAACGTATAAAATAACGCCCCAGGTTTTAAAAATATTAGATGGATTTGACATAAAAGCAACCTTTTTTGTACTTGGGGAAATGTGCTCTTTAAATCCCGGGATTTTAAGGGATGTGCAAGCAGCAGGGCATTTGATTTCAAATCACACTTATTCCCATGACTATGACAAAATTTATAAAAGTCCCAATACTTTTATAAGCGAGTTGGTCAAATGTGAGGAGACAATAGCATCAGTACTGGGAAATCAATGGAATGCCAATAAAATCATAAGGTTCCCAGGCGGGTCTTTTGATAAAAAACTAGCTCCGATCAAGGAAGAAATAAAAAAGAAAGGTTATATCAGCTATGACTGGAATGCTTTAAACGGTGATGCGGAAGGCATAAAGGTACCTGCTAAGAAGCTGGTTAACAATATTGTAAAGTCGATAGAGGGTAAGGACAGCATAATTGTACTTATGCATGACAGCTCGGGAAAGGAAACAACTGTTGAGTCTCTTCCTCAAATTATCTCCATTCTAAAGGAAAAGGGATTTGTATTTAAGACGTTGGACCAGTATGACAAATAA
- a CDS encoding DUF4153 domain-containing protein: MEAGINWEENPNSNKDQVPITKEAVLLLLCSMGLGLAGDILLFKKHFGISYPIFILVFYAVFIWRSKDLLKFKLDFGWLLSAPIIGLSSTYAIYSNNVFKVLNFLAIPILIISQTLILSGCNKNKWFSISFVVDILEGMFIKVFQHMGKPFAIIGKISFFNTQRNKNIFKILAGLGISLPLVLIVLTLLASADKVFKHYIGNIPNIFAGLSLEDTFPRIIFIAIISLASFSYIWSLSNKKRLNNQSMKKRITIDSKYGTQL, from the coding sequence ATGGAAGCAGGTATCAACTGGGAGGAAAATCCCAATTCCAACAAAGATCAAGTGCCAATAACCAAGGAAGCAGTTCTGCTTCTGCTTTGCAGTATGGGTTTAGGCCTTGCAGGAGACATACTCTTATTCAAAAAACACTTTGGTATATCCTACCCGATTTTTATTCTGGTTTTTTATGCAGTATTTATTTGGAGATCAAAAGATTTATTAAAATTCAAGCTTGATTTCGGGTGGCTTTTAAGTGCTCCTATAATAGGACTTTCATCAACCTATGCCATATACTCCAATAATGTTTTCAAGGTTTTAAACTTTCTTGCCATACCTATTCTAATTATCTCTCAAACTTTAATTTTATCAGGCTGCAATAAAAACAAGTGGTTTTCAATAAGTTTCGTAGTAGATATATTGGAGGGTATGTTTATTAAAGTATTTCAGCATATGGGAAAACCTTTTGCAATTATAGGCAAAATATCTTTTTTCAACACACAAAGGAATAAAAATATTTTTAAAATACTGGCAGGGTTGGGCATATCATTACCTTTAGTTCTCATTGTCCTCACACTGTTAGCATCTGCCGACAAAGTTTTTAAACATTATATTGGTAATATTCCCAATATTTTTGCAGGCTTGAGCCTGGAGGATACATTCCCCCGTATTATATTCATAGCTATTATATCGCTTGCATCCTTTAGCTATATTTGGAGCCTTAGCAACAAAAAACGCCTGAACAATCAATCGATGAAAAAAAGAATAACGATCGATTCAAAGTATGGGACCCAGTTATAG
- a CDS encoding DUF2975 domain-containing protein yields MKRIFKALNQKNPFIMGNVKSLRIISIMCYTISACYIAKIIFYNSFLTIIITMMFIIARLFCTILSEVFRQAVIVKEENDLTI; encoded by the coding sequence ATGAAGCGTATTTTTAAAGCCCTCAATCAAAAAAATCCATTTATAATGGGGAATGTTAAAAGCCTCAGGATTATATCTATAATGTGCTATACAATATCAGCATGTTACATAGCAAAGATTATTTTTTACAATTCCTTTTTGACCATTATAATTACAATGATGTTTATAATAGCCAGGCTGTTTTGCACCATTCTCTCCGAGGTATTCAGACAGGCAGTAATTGTAAAAGAGGAAAATGATCTGACAATATAG